AAGGCCCGTTCACCTTGTTGTTCAGCCCGTAGATCTCGCGCTTGCCTGCAAACGCGACCAAGGGCACTTCCCGCGTATCGCCGGGCTCGAAGCGGATCGCCGTGCCCGCAGGAATGTCCAAGCGAAAGCCACGGGCAGCGACCCGGTCGAACTCCAGCGCCTCATTCACCTCCGCGAAGTGGAAGTGGCTGCCCACCTGCACCGGACGATCCCCGGTATTCGCCACGGCGAGCCTCAGCTTCTCAAGGCCGGTGTTTAGCTCGATGACGCCGTCGGGCGTGATGACTTCTCCAGGGATCATTCTGAGATGGGGGATGAAAAGCTCCGGGCGTGAGAGGCATCCACGATCCACCATCTGCCATCTACGATCTTCTTCATCTCACTGGGTGGTGAACGGTGACCAGCTTGGTGCCATCGGGGAAGGTCGCCTCGACCTGGATGTCGTGGATCATTTCCGCGACGCCTTCCATGACCTCGTCGCGGGTGACGAGCGTGGTGCCGTAGCTCATGAGTTCGGCCACGGACTTGCCGTCGCGGGCTCCCTCGAAAAGTTCGGAGGTGATCAAGGCGATGACCTCAGGATAGTTCAGCTTCAAGCCACGGTCACGACGGCGGCGAGCAAGGTCGCCAGCCACGACCACCAACAGCTTCTCCTGTTCGCGGGGGGACAGGTGCATGAGTCAAGACGCGGCGAGCAGTGCAAGCGATCCACCGAAGGCGATGACCGCGCCGATGCGGACCTTGCGGCTCTTGTTGAAGTGGAACAGCAAAACCGAAGTCACAAGCATCGCAGCCAACGCGACCTCCATCCAGCCATGCAGGTGCAGCCAATCGGCGCGGAACTGGTCGAACTCATCGTCCTCGCCCGGCGGATGATAGTGGCCCGGATGGGCGGCAGCGATGGCGGGCAGCAAGGCAAACAAGCCTAACAGCAGCTTGCGGAGGGTTTCGCGGATCATGATGACGAAAGAAAGTGGGACCGGGATGGATAGGATGAATGGGATAAAGACAGGCACCGGATCCCATCCTATTCATCCCATCCATCCTAGTCCTGATTCTTGAAGAACATGGCCAGGGTCAGACGGTGAGGAATTCCTTGATGAGTTCGTCGGTGAGGCCGGTCATCGGGCCATTGGCGGCGACACGACCGCGCTCGAGGATGCAAAAGTCATCGCCGAGCTCCTTGCAGAAATCCAAGTACTGTTCGACTAGTAGAATCGCCATCTCGCCTTCCTCGCGCAGCATCTTGATGGCCTCGCCGATCTGATCGATAATGTTCGGCTGGATGCCCTCCGTGGGCTCGTCGAGAATGAGAAGCTTCGGCCGGGTCAGCAGCGCACGACCGATCGCGAGCTGCTGCTGCTGGCCGCCCGAAAGCATGCCGCCCTTGCGCGGCAGGAACTCCTTGATGATGGGGAATAGCGTGAAAACACGATCGACTTCCTCCTTCTTCGGCTTCCGCCCTCGGGCGATGGTGCCCACGTAGAGATTCTCCTCCACCGTGAGCTGCGGGAAGATCTCCCGACCCTGCGGGACGAAGCCGAGGCCCTTGAGCGCCCGCCGTTCCGCGCTGAGACGCGAGAGCACTTCACCTTCAAGCGAGATGGAGCCATTGTCGGCCGCCATTAGGCCGGTGATCGCCTTGAGGGTGGTGGTTTTACCCACGCCGTTGCGGCCCATCAGGCAGAAGACGGTCTTTGGCCGGATCTCCAGGCTCACGCCGCGAAGGATGCGGCTGCCGCCAATCGACACGGACAGATCGCTGACGGAAAGGGTCGGGGCTTCGGTGGCTACGGCACTCATCGTACTTCAATCAAGCGGCTTTCTTCTTTCGACCGAGGTAAACTTCGATGACGCGCTCATCGTTCTGCACCTTGTCCACCGATCCCTCGCAAAGGACGTTGCCCTGGTGG
The genomic region above belongs to Luteolibacter arcticus and contains:
- a CDS encoding urease subunit gamma yields the protein MHLSPREQEKLLVVVAGDLARRRRDRGLKLNYPEVIALITSELFEGARDGKSVAELMSYGTTLVTRDEVMEGVAEMIHDIQVEATFPDGTKLVTVHHPVR
- a CDS encoding urease subunit beta yields the protein MIPGEVITPDGVIELNTGLEKLRLAVANTGDRPVQVGSHFHFAEVNEALEFDRVAARGFRLDIPAGTAIRFEPGDTREVPLVAFAGKREIYGLNNKVNGPLG
- the urtE gene encoding urea ABC transporter ATP-binding subunit UrtE: MSAVATEAPTLSVSDLSVSIGGSRILRGVSLEIRPKTVFCLMGRNGVGKTTTLKAITGLMAADNGSISLEGEVLSRLSAERRALKGLGFVPQGREIFPQLTVEENLYVGTIARGRKPKKEEVDRVFTLFPIIKEFLPRKGGMLSGGQQQQLAIGRALLTRPKLLILDEPTEGIQPNIIDQIGEAIKMLREEGEMAILLVEQYLDFCKELGDDFCILERGRVAANGPMTGLTDELIKEFLTV